A stretch of DNA from Sphingomonas sp. SORGH_AS_0879:
CCGCCAAGAACCCCTTCGGCGTGCCGATCGCCGAGGGTAGCTGGGCCGGATCGCATCAGGTCGTGGAGTTCGGCTCGACCGCCTTCCTGATGCACAAGGCCTTTCCAGAGATCGTCGGCACCGACTATACGCTGAACGCGATCGACTATGTGCTGGGGCGGCACCCGGCCAACAATCTGTCGCTGGTCTCGACGGTCGGCGCCGCGTCGAAGCTGATCGGCTATGGCCATAACCGCGCCGATTACGGCTTCATTCCGGGCGGCCTGGTTCCGGGCGTGCTGATCGTGAAGCCGGACTTTCCCGAGTTGAAGACCGACTGGCCGTTCTTGTGGTTCGAGAATGAATATACGGTCGCGACCACCTCGGCCTATATCCTCGCCGCCAATGCCGCGATCGAGGCGACGAAGGAAACGCTTTGAACGATCGATGAGCAAAACCCCTCCCCCAGCGGGGAGGGGCAGATTGTCCGGCCTCAATAATCGAAGCGCAGGGTCGCCAGGATACTGCGCGGCGCGGCATAGAAGGCCTGGCCGTATTTCAGCGTCCCCAGATACTTGGCATTGGTCACGTTGCGCAGGTTCACGCTGGCGCGGACATGGTCGATCAGGCGGATGCTGCCCAGCAGGTCCAGCGTGGCATAGGCGTCCTGCACCACCGGGATCGCCTGCCCCGCCGCCGTCACCGCGCCGCTGTCGTTGCTGATCCGGCTCTGATAGCGGAACTGGCCGCCCAGCTTCAGGTCGTTCAACGGCGCGATGCTATAGGTCGCGGCAAGCTTGAACGTGTCGCGCGGGATGAAGGGACGCGCGCGGGCGCCGTCGCCATCCTCGACCTGAAGATGGGTGAAGCCGCCCGACAGCAACCAGCGATCGGTCATCCGACCCGCCACCTCGACCTCGAACCCCTTCGAGACGCTGTCCTGCCCGATATAATAGTTGACGCCGACCGGCCCGTTGGTTCCGTCGAACGCACCCGCATAGAGGGCCAGCCCCTTCTGCTCCGCCCGGAACAGCGCCGCCGAGCCATAGAGCCGACCGCCAAGCCACTCGCCTTTCAACCCGGCCTCGATACTCGATCCGCGCGCGGGGTCCAGGCGGGTGTTGGTGATGTCGACTTGGCTCTGCGGATTGAAGATGCCGGTATAGCTGGCATAGGCGGTGACATGATCCGTCAGGTCGTACAGCGCGCCCAGATAGGGCGTGACGCGGCTGTTCCGCCGGGTCTGGTCGACGCCGTAAGACTCGCCCGAGCTGCGCAGCCAGATCGCCGTCGCGCCGACCACGCCCTTCAGCCGGTCGGTCAGGTTCAGGTGCATCGCACCGTAAGCGCGGGTCAGCCGGTCCTGCGTATCCGCCTGCTGGATCATCGGGTCATATCCCACCTGCGGCGCGCGGAAATTGGGCAGGTTGCGGATATCGCCATAGTCGACGAACGCCTGCCCGTTCCCGGCATATTGCTCGCCATCGGAACGGCCGGTCGACACGCCGAACGCCAATTGATGATCGCGCCCGAACAGCGAGACACCGCCCGAGGCGTAACCGTCGAACAGCAACTGGTCGTAGTTCGAATCGTAGCGCCCGGTCTGCCCCTGCATACCCAATCCGGTCGTCCGGTCGGGCAGACCGAAGGCATAGAGCAGCCGCGCACTTTCTTCCCAACGCCGATAGGTCACGACGCCGCGCACCGCCCAGTCGCCGAACGGCTTCCACGCCAGTTCGCCGAACGCGGTCTGGTCGAGGACATTCCAATAGGTCCAGTCCGCCGAGGTCGAGGCCGAGCGCGCATAATCGATCCGCGTCCCGTCTTTATAGGTCAGCGGCAACGCGCCCCACAGCACCCCGCGCGAGCGATTGTCCTGCCGCGAATAGCCGAGCGTCGCGGTCAGGGCGGGCGTCACGTCCCAGGCCAGCAGCCCGGCCACCACGTCGCGATTGACGTGATTATAGTCCAGATAGCTGTCCCGCTCCTCATGCGCCCCGACCGTGCGTATCCGGAGCGACCCGTCGCCGGTCAACGGACCGGAGACGTCGCCCTCCAGACGCCACATGCCGAACGAGCCGAGATAGGCCGAGCCATTGGCCTGGAAGCTCTTCGTTGGGCGCTTGCGCAGGAAGTTGATCGTCGCCGACGGATTGCCGACACCGGTCATGATCGCATTCGCGCCGCGCACCGCCTCGACCCGATCGAACAGGATCGTATCGAGATCGCCCGTCTGGATGTTGTAGAACATCGGCAGGCCGATGCCGTCGACCTGGAAATTGGTGACGTCGAACCCGCGCGAGTTGAACTCGGTCCGGTCGGTCTCGGTCCGCTCGACATTGATGCCGACCGTCTGGGTCAGCAGGTCCTGGACGTTGGTCAGTGCGAAGTCGTCGATCCGCTGGCGGTCGATCACCGTCACCGACTGCGGCGTCTCGCGCAGCGACAGCGCCAGCCCGGTCGGCGACGCGCTTTCCTGATCCCCCGCCAGTGCCGCGCGGGCACCCGTGACGATCACGTCGTCGGCGCGCTGCGGATCGGCGGCGGGTGTCGTCTCGGCGGCAAGGGCCGGTCCACCCCAGACCAGCGACGCGACGCCCACCGACAAGGCCGCCGTCAGCCTGCGCTTCATAATTCCTCCGAGGAAACAGGATACCCGTCCGGGCATATTCACCCTGCCCCTAGTAAGAAGAATAATGATAATCAATCGCATATTTTCTCAAGCATTTGTGAAGCGATGACATTTTCGTCATGACCAAGGGACGATATTGACTGCCTAGGCAATCATTGCCATGGCAGCGAAATGACTTCGAATACGCCCGATTCCTTCGACCCCGAACGCTCGGTCGGTTATCTGACCAAGCGGGTGTTCCAGCTTGCCCGTATCGGCATGGAACCGATCTTCGCCGATGAGGAGGTCACCCATGTCCAGTGGAGCGCAATGATGGCGCTGCATCACGGCCTGGGCGGCACCGCCGCCGAGCTGTCGCGCCATCTGTGCCACGACACCGGGGCGACGACCCGGATTCTCGACACGCTGGAGGAGCGCGGCCTGATCGAACGCTCGCGCAGCACGACGGATCGTCGCGTGGTTCGGCTGTCGCTGACGGATCGGGGGCGGGTCATCACCGATCGGTGCAAGGTCAAGGTGCTGGCCCATTGGGACGAATGGCTCGCCGACTGGTCGGGCGAGGATGTCGCGCGCTTCGTCGGATATCTGGTCCGCCTGCGCAACAAGCTGGAGACGGTGGCATGAAGCGGTTCGCATTTCTGACCGGGTTGCTGCTCGCGGGCTGTTCGGTGCCCCGAGCGCATCCCGCCGTGACGCAGACCCCGCCGGAGAAGCTGGGCCTGGGGACCGCGCAGGCGCCGCTGGTCGCCGCCGATTGG
This window harbors:
- a CDS encoding TonB-dependent siderophore receptor; translation: MKRRLTAALSVGVASLVWGGPALAAETTPAADPQRADDVIVTGARAALAGDQESASPTGLALSLRETPQSVTVIDRQRIDDFALTNVQDLLTQTVGINVERTETDRTEFNSRGFDVTNFQVDGIGLPMFYNIQTGDLDTILFDRVEAVRGANAIMTGVGNPSATINFLRKRPTKSFQANGSAYLGSFGMWRLEGDVSGPLTGDGSLRIRTVGAHEERDSYLDYNHVNRDVVAGLLAWDVTPALTATLGYSRQDNRSRGVLWGALPLTYKDGTRIDYARSASTSADWTYWNVLDQTAFGELAWKPFGDWAVRGVVTYRRWEESARLLYAFGLPDRTTGLGMQGQTGRYDSNYDQLLFDGYASGGVSLFGRDHQLAFGVSTGRSDGEQYAGNGQAFVDYGDIRNLPNFRAPQVGYDPMIQQADTQDRLTRAYGAMHLNLTDRLKGVVGATAIWLRSSGESYGVDQTRRNSRVTPYLGALYDLTDHVTAYASYTGIFNPQSQVDITNTRLDPARGSSIEAGLKGEWLGGRLYGSAALFRAEQKGLALYAGAFDGTNGPVGVNYYIGQDSVSKGFEVEVAGRMTDRWLLSGGFTHLQVEDGDGARARPFIPRDTFKLAATYSIAPLNDLKLGGQFRYQSRISNDSGAVTAAGQAIPVVQDAYATLDLLGSIRLIDHVRASVNLRNVTNAKYLGTLKYGQAFYAAPRSILATLRFDY
- a CDS encoding MarR family winged helix-turn-helix transcriptional regulator: MTSNTPDSFDPERSVGYLTKRVFQLARIGMEPIFADEEVTHVQWSAMMALHHGLGGTAAELSRHLCHDTGATTRILDTLEERGLIERSRSTTDRRVVRLSLTDRGRVITDRCKVKVLAHWDEWLADWSGEDVARFVGYLVRLRNKLETVA